One stretch of Streptomyces sp. R21 DNA includes these proteins:
- a CDS encoding helix-turn-helix domain-containing protein, whose protein sequence is MSTDEVLAGVGPRLRRVRKEREVTLAALSEATGISVSTLSRLESGLRKPSLELLLPIAQAHEVPLDELVGAPPVRDPRVRAEPIVRHGRTYWPLTRQPGGLQSFKVLVPQRDEEPEARTHEGYEWLYVLSGRLRVVLGEHDVVMAAGEAAEFDTRVPHWFGSTGEGPAEFLSLFGPQGERMHVRARPARE, encoded by the coding sequence ATGAGTACGGATGAGGTTCTCGCGGGCGTGGGCCCGAGGCTGCGACGGGTCCGCAAGGAGCGGGAGGTGACCCTCGCGGCGCTGTCCGAGGCGACCGGCATCTCGGTCAGCACCCTGTCGCGGCTGGAGTCGGGCCTGCGCAAGCCCAGCCTCGAACTGCTGCTGCCGATCGCGCAGGCCCACGAGGTGCCCCTGGACGAACTGGTCGGTGCCCCGCCGGTGCGGGACCCGCGAGTGCGGGCCGAGCCCATCGTGCGGCACGGGCGCACGTACTGGCCGCTGACCCGGCAGCCCGGCGGTCTGCAGTCCTTCAAGGTGCTGGTGCCGCAGCGGGACGAGGAGCCCGAAGCCCGTACCCATGAGGGCTACGAGTGGTTGTACGTGCTGTCGGGGCGGCTGAGGGTCGTGCTGGGTGAGCACGACGTGGTGATGGCCGCGGGTGAGGCGGCCGAGTTCGACACGCGGGTGCCGCACTGGTTCGGTTCGACGGGGGAGGGGCCTGCGGAGTTCCTCAGCCTGTTCGGGCCGCAGGGGGAGCGGATGCACGTACGGGCGCGGCCTGCGCGGGAGTGA
- a CDS encoding NADPH:quinone oxidoreductase family protein — MQAWQVHQNGEPSEVMRLDDVARPVPGEGQVLLKVRAANINFPDALMIRGHYQVQPPLPFTPGVEICGETEEGRRVIANPALPYGGFAEYALADAAALLPAPDALDDAEAAALHIGYQTGWFGLHRRAHLEAGETLLVHAAAGGVGSAAVQLGKAAGATVIGVVGGAEKAAVARELGCDVVIDRRTEDVIATVKQATGGRGADVIYDPVGGEAYTQSTKVVAFEGRIVVVGFASGSIPKPALNHALVKNYSILGLHWGLYGTKNPKLIQHCHEQLTDLAARGAIKPLISERVPLSGAAAAVQRVADGVTTGRVTVLPSLENGATA, encoded by the coding sequence ATGCAGGCATGGCAAGTGCACCAGAACGGCGAACCGAGCGAGGTGATGCGTCTCGACGACGTGGCGCGGCCGGTGCCCGGCGAGGGCCAGGTGCTGCTCAAGGTGCGCGCGGCGAACATCAACTTCCCTGACGCGCTGATGATCCGCGGCCACTACCAGGTCCAGCCGCCGCTGCCGTTCACGCCCGGCGTGGAGATCTGCGGCGAGACCGAGGAAGGGCGCCGCGTGATCGCGAACCCCGCACTGCCGTACGGCGGCTTCGCCGAGTACGCGCTCGCGGACGCAGCGGCGCTGCTGCCCGCGCCGGACGCCCTGGACGACGCCGAGGCCGCCGCCCTGCACATCGGCTACCAGACCGGCTGGTTCGGCCTGCACCGCCGCGCCCACCTGGAGGCGGGCGAGACCCTGCTCGTGCACGCGGCCGCGGGAGGCGTCGGCAGCGCCGCCGTCCAGCTCGGCAAGGCGGCGGGCGCCACCGTCATCGGCGTCGTCGGCGGGGCCGAGAAGGCCGCCGTGGCCCGGGAGTTGGGGTGCGACGTCGTCATCGACCGGCGCACCGAGGACGTCATCGCCACGGTCAAGCAGGCCACCGGCGGGCGCGGCGCCGACGTGATCTACGACCCCGTCGGCGGCGAGGCCTACACCCAGTCCACCAAGGTCGTCGCCTTCGAGGGCCGGATCGTCGTCGTCGGCTTCGCCAGCGGGTCGATCCCCAAGCCCGCCCTCAACCACGCCCTGGTGAAGAACTACTCGATCCTCGGCCTGCACTGGGGTCTGTACGGCACCAAGAACCCGAAGCTGATCCAGCACTGCCACGAGCAGCTCACCGACCTCGCCGCGCGCGGCGCCATCAAGCCGCTGATCAGCGAGCGTGTCCCGCTGAGCGGTGCCGCGGCCGCGGTGCAGCGCGTCGCCGACGGCGTCACCACGGGGCGGGTCACCGTGCTGCCCTCTCTGGAGAACGGAGCCACCGCATGA